gcagcagccgcagcagcagcaggagcaggagcaggagcaagaACAGTTGCAGCAGCAGCTGTTGCAGCAGCAGCAGTTTCTACAGCAACACCAGTTCCAGCAGCAGctgttgcagcagcagcagcaggaacagcTGCAGCAGCAGTTTTTACAGCAACAACAGTTCCAGCAGCAGctgttgcagcagcagcagcaggaacagctgcagcagcagcagctgcagcctcgTCCACTGGAGccgggggaggaggaagaggtggagcTGGAGCTCATGCCAGTGGACCTGGGGTCGGAGCAGGAACTGGAGCGGCAGCGGCAGGAGCTGGAGCGGCAGCAGGAGCTGGAGCGGCAGCAGGAGCTGGAGCGACAACAGGAACAGCTGCAGCTGCAGATCAAACTGcaggagcagctgcagcagctggagaagcagctggagcagcagcagcagcagctggagcacctggagcagctgcagctgctgcaactgcaacagcagcagcagcaactgcaacagcagcagcagcaacagcagcagcagcaactgcaacagcagcagcagcaacagcagcagcagcaactgcaacagcagcagcaactgcaacagcagcagcagcaacaacagcaactgcaacagcagcagcagcaacaacagcagcagcaacagcagcagcagcagcagcaggaggtgcGGCTGGAGCTGACCCCGGTGGAGCTAGGGGCCCAGCAGCAGGAGGTGCAGCTGGAGCTGACACCCGTGCAACCAGAGCTGCAGCTGGAGCTCGTGCCTGccgtgggggcaggtggggcttCAGGGCCGGGGGCTCCAGCCGCTGTCATGGTGGCCCCCCCGGGCTACGTGGTGCTGCAGGAGCTCATGGTACTGCCGGCTGTACCCCCGCCGGCGGTGGTACCCATCTCGGGCCCCGCGGGCAGTGCGGCTCTGGCGCCAGCCAGGCAGCGGCGACGGCGGCGCGCCCGGGACCGGCCGACCATCTGTGGCGAGTGTGGCAAGGGCTTCAGCCGCAGCACCGACCTGATACGGCACCAGTCCACACACACGGGCGAGCGGCCGCACCGCTGCAGCGAGTGTGGCAAGGGCTTCTCGCAGCACTCGAACCTGGTGACGCACCAGCGCATCCACACCGGCGAGAAGCCCTACGCCTGCTCCTACTGCTCCAAGCGCTTCAGCGAGAGCTCCGCGCTCGTGCAGCACCAGCGCACGCACACGGGCGAGCGGCCCTACGCCTGCGGGGACTGCGGCAAGCGCTTCAGCGTTTCGTCCAACCTGCTGCGCCACAGGCGCACGCACTCGGGCGAGCGGCCCTACGTCTGCGAGGACTGCGGCGAGCGCTTCCGCCACAAAGTCCAGATCCGCCGCCACGAGCGCCAGCTGCACGGAGCCGGCCGCTCCCGGGGCCTGGGTCTGCTCCGCAACACGCGTTCGGCTACCGGTGGGCCTCTGCGCACTGAGCAGGCCGCAGGGGACAAGGCTCCATGACCAGGAGGGGGCCGGCTCCTCTGATTTGGGAGGCACTGCACCTTGCCCGCGGGTACCATCTTGACCCTGCTCTGATGTTTTCCGACATCCTGGAATCTCGCTGGGAAAAGGCCTCCATCTGTCCTCGGGATCGCCCTTGGGAACACTCGCGAGAGAAAAGCGGGTATGGCCGAGACCGCGCGGATGTCGCACATTAGCACAAACAGCACACGCTATGCTTTGGGGATCCGGCACCGATTGGTGAGGAGACCGCCCCACAGCGCCTCCCCTGGGAGGCCTGGGCTTGCCAGAAATGAGAGGCGCCGGACAAAACTTCCAGGGACAGATGGGACAGATGGGACAGTTGGACCCGATCGAACTCCATCCAGGGAATCAAATACACCTGGTAAAACGCACACAAAAAGGATTTGATCCTGGCAAGACTTATTTCAAGGGAATATGGGGGGAAAGGCAACTCGTCCACACTACGTGGAGAACCGCCCGAGGCGTTCCATCGCCCTCAGTTGCAGTTGCTCCGAAAACACGTTCTCGAACAGAAACTCATCAGGGTGGACATAGTCCTGATTTGAATGTTTGCGTTCCTAAACACAGGGTCAGAGTGTCCGCTGGGACATGTGCAAATGCCAGGACGtcctgctctgctctgggcaGAAGGTAAAACCTTCCCCGCAGGGCCACCGGAGTCCTGGTGAGCGTGGGAAGCAGGCTGTGGGCCTCCGCGCCTGTTCCCCTGTCCAAAGTGGCCCCCTCGTGTCCTCTTGCATAGAAGCCTGTGGCTGACGCAGAGGGCATTCTGGGAGTGCTGTCCAAGGTCCAAAGGAATgattcctctctcccccccccgacccccaccacCTGAAAGACCCCTGGGGTACCCCCCGTCCCTGCAACCCGCCAGCTCTAGGCTGGGTTCTGGCCTTGAGACCCAGGGCAGGGTCCTCTTGGGCCGGGCCACGCAGGGGCTTGGCCTGAGCAGACTCTGCCGCATTGCCTGGGTCAGAGGGAGGGCGTCAGGGACGAGGACTGGAGACACCGGGAGTGCTCTTTGCATTCACAAGGTCATCTGGGGGCCACGGATGCCCGCAGGAAGGCAGGCCGGTGGAGGAGGCTGCCCACCACCCACCGCTGCCCCCCACGCACTTCCGGCCCCTGGTCTCCCGCCGTGTGGCtgcggaggccccgccccctctctcctccctgcttctcctttgCTAGCGCAGCCTGCTACACTCCACAGACGTGTTGGTAAgtgagaaacaaaagaataaaaagtacacTCACGTGAAGAAACACGTTGTCCCGTCTCCACCTCTGAGTTCTGTGGGGCTTCATTTGTGTGGGACCGTTCTCCTGGGCGCTCTAGATGCAGGGGCTTAGTATGCAGGTGCGGACCCCGTGCTCCTCCCACAGACCCTTGCGTTTGGCCCGAGACCCTTGGCGGGGGGTGGACTCATTCACGGAAACCCTCACGGGAGAGATGGGGACCAGCGGGCAGACGCCCGAGGAGGCGGCTTGGGCATCTCCTGAGGACTGGCTCTGAAGCAATCTCGTCCCGTTAATACATTTCCCACGTCGCTGCTCCATGCCCGTGGACCGTCAGGGGACACATCTGAAAGTGTAGCCACGACATGGAGCTCACTGGCGCATCCGTCATCCGTCTAGTATGCGCTCTGCCCTctgtggtgggtgctgggggggagcaggggcggggcgaggggcaTGCCAGCCCACCAGTCATCGTCACGAAGCCCCCATTCTGTGTGTCAGCCGTGCTGTGGCTCACCCACTGGCAGGGACCCAGGGGCGTGGGAGGCACGGGGCCCCTCTGTTGGAGGCACCCCGTCTCTGCACAGACCACACGCAGCTGTGCGCAGCCTTCAGGGGCTGGCCTGCTGGCTGGACAGAACTCCCCCCCAACTGGACCCTCGGCTGCCTCCTCCTGTAGGAAGCCCTCCTGGGCTCCCCCTGGGCTCTCGCATGAGGATGAGGGGGGGGTTGGCTAGCAAGGAGCTTGGCACAGAAGGGTGATAACTGATGCCCCCACCGAGCCCCCGCGTGCCCGGcatggggagagaggagaagtaCTGTCACTAAAGAGACCCAGGGCTAGACCTTAGTTTAAATGGCCTTAAAAAGCCACTTTATCCAGGAGCTAATGCAATAGGGGGGAAGAGACCTCAGAATggaaggatggggtgggggttcCAGCCAAGGAGCTGTGGGAGGGGGtgtatggggtgggggagccgCGGATGGAGAGCAGGCGGAGAGGACGTCctggtgcggggggcggggggggggagggggggttctgGTTCAACAGCCCCGGCAGCATTCTTGCTGAAGGCGGGCCGGGGTGATCAGTTACCCCCCGGGGGTGCCGGGGTGAGGGCTCTGGTCAGAGGTGGAAGGTGATCAGATATCCAGGGTGGAGATTCTGGCTGAACCGACTCAGCAGGATTCTTGCCGGAGCTGGGCGATGCCGGGACAGATGGGGAGGCCCCAGCGTGGGGCCCTGACAGAGATGAGGCTCCGACCGGACGCCTGGCCCAGTCGGGAgtctgtcccccgccccccacacacctCCTCTGTCTCCAGTCCGCACCCTGACCGCCTTGGTTCCCGCTGCTCCATTGCAGGGCCTGGGATTGCCCTTCCGTCCCTGTTGGGTGGACTCTCCTGTCACCTCTGTCTGCCCCTGCTTTCTGCCCTCTGGCAACCCCAGCCGTGCCCGCCTGCAGCCACGCGACCACTCCCGCCCAGCCCGCCCtgctggctgggagctggggccggCGCAGGGCCTGCaggagagggctgggcagggaggggctctcTCCGGAAGGGCCTTCGATGATGGGCAGCGGCCTTCCCAGTCATGTCAGGTTCACAGAACTGGGGTGAGGTCAGGCTCCCCCCAAACAACACTCCCATGTCCGCAGCCTGACTCTGTCCCCTTGTGCTATATGgcctgaatgtctgtgtcccctcAAATTCTTACATTGCAATCTGAACCCCCAACGGGAAGGTGATAGTAGGCAGGGCCTTCGGAAGGTGACAAGGTCCTGAGGGTGGGGCCCCCAGGCACGGGATTAGTGCCCTTGCGCAAGAcgccccagagagctccctcaccccttcccctgaGTGAGGACCCAGCAAGAAGGTGCCGGCTCTGgcccaggaagagagctctcgcCAGACACCGAATCTGCCTGCACCTCGGTCCCCGGCTCCCAGACTCCAGAGAAATCAATGTTGGCTGTTTGAGCCGCCCAGGCTGGTGTCTGCGTCCCAGCAGCCTGAACAGAGTGACGTGTCGTCACTTTGAAGCCTTGTTACTCTCCACCTGGGGCATCTGAACAGCCTTCCGAGAGCTCCCTGCCACTCACCTGGACCCCGGGCAGCCTGGTAAATTGTGAGCTGACCCTGCCCGCTACCTTGGGGGGCTGCTGAGGCTCCAGCCTCGgggtggccccgccccctcagacTTGCCCCAcatgccccgcccccaggctcccGCTCAGGCCACGGCTCCCCCGCTGCATCACGTGCCAATCAACCTCCAGCTGCCTTTTGGACTGGCTGAAACGGCCCCTCTGCCATGCAGGTGTAGGGACCTCCTCACCTCTGCTGCCCTCAGCACCCCCCCCCTGCCCGGGGCTCTCAGTCCATACCTCACCATTGGGACTTGCCCTCCTCCGGGCCCTTTGTCCCTCAcctgtgcccccagcccagcccaggtgcCACTGTGCAGGAGGGACCCAGGCTGAGGCTAGCCCTGtggctgggaggggctgctgctTGTTCTGGCTGCTTCCTTCCCGTTCGGGGTACACAGGCCCGGGCAGGCCCTGTTCCCGGGGATACTCTGCCAAccgcctctctcctctctccttcggGCTCGTGAGCCTCTGTGTGGGGGGTGGCTCAGCCCCATACAGGCCagctcgccctccctccctcccaggggcccccccgccccgtgctggCAGAGCCTCAAGGTGGGCCTGGGTCCCTTCCTTCGGTGCTCCTGTGTTTCCGGCCCGCCGGCTGCCCCCAGAAGAGTCGGGTGGTGGGCAGACTGCAGCGTCTAGCTCCCAGCCCATCATGTCGAAAACTGGCATCGGAGCCCCATCCCGATTCGCAGTCATGCACGGCTTGAATTATCGAGCCCCCGCTTATGTCTGTCACTGCTGACAGGGGCTCCCGCCGCTACCGGCAGGGCCGGCACTGAGTTCTGAGAGCCCCGCGGTCACCAGTTCGGAAGGCCTGAACTCCCGTCTCCCTGCGGGGGTCTGGGTCCCCCCCAGCCGGGTCTGGGCTGAGGGTTGTGGTCCCACAGGCTTCCCCGGGAACTCGGTGAGCCCTGTAGGCCGCCTTGGTTTGGCtcctgctgggccccaccccactgACGTCTCTCCGCCCAGAGCCCTGGGACCCCCGTAGCCTCTCATGGCTCAGCCCCAAGCCCTTCTGTCCCCGGCCGGCTCCCCTAGCCTCTGTGGCCACTCTCAGGGTCCGGCGAGCCCCGGGGCCCACTCGgcggcagcagggcctggggtccCCAGAGAACCTCTGTGTGAGCAAGGGCCGACGCTCACCAGGTGTGCGGCACGTGGGCTGAGTGTGGTTGTGTGAACACACACCCGGATCGAGGGCTCCCAcggagaggaagagaaagcagggtGCGCCTGGGAGCCTCGGTGGGAGCAAGGGTGCCACTGAGCAGCCGACTGCCCCCGCAGGAAGGGGTGTCCGGAGGGCTGATGGCATCTGAGGCCACGAGAAACCCAAGCAGTGGGGCCTCCCGGGGCTTCCTAGAACATCGCTGTGAGACGGAGGAAAGGGGGCGAGGaagcccaggctgggccctggctctCCTGCCCTCCGGCACCTCTGTGGCGGGTAAGAGGCCCGCCTGCCAGGGACCTGCCCCGAGGCcatgcccagggcccagcctaCAGATGCCCGGGACGGCCAGCCCTGACCCCTGGCAGCTCCAGACTTGGGTGGCTGGAAGGGTCAAGACCGGGTGACTTTAGGTCAGGAGAGGCTCAGGTGTGCCCCATTGGGACAGCCTAGCTCTGCCCTGAGTAGGTGCAAAGGTGATGCGGGCCCAGGGGAAGGTCGTCTGCagaagcccagcccctcccaggctgtTGGCAAGGTCTGTGCATGAGTATCCAGCCGGGTCCCGTGGAGCTCAGCCCTGAAGGGCACAGGGGCGGGCGGGGGTCCAAGAGTgaggaattttatcatttttaaaagattttatttattgagtaattGTTGTCATCCAATCTGGGTAACCAACTGCACCCCCACCCGAGTTCACCCTTCCTCGGCCCTACACGCCCTGGTGTCCCAGGAGCCAGCCGGTGAGCTGTGGGTCCCGACGCACCCTCCTCAGTCCCGATTGTCCGGCATCAGCAAGGGATCGACCCCGCCCACGACCAGGTCTAGGCCTGACAGCACGCGGCGGGGAGAGACGCCTCCACTAGACCCCCGTCGGGgtcaccacctcccacccctgtcgTGGGTCCTTGGGAGGGTCCCGAGGCCAGGGCGGGCCTAGCGCGGGTCTGGCATTCAGGAGGGCTCCCGAGTCATGGCTGAGTGAGTTTGGGGAGGGGGGACGCTCCAAGTCGCGGAACCTCTCGTGGGGGCTCCAGGGTTAGGGCGAAGTCCCCGCAGTGGGGTCGGGGTCTCGGGTCCGGGCCGGGGTctcaggagggggcaggggtctcGAGATGGGGGTCTGGAGCCTTCAGGGGTACGAtcgcggggcggggggctggcacCGAggtccccaggggtgggggcgcgGGTGCACGTGAGCGCCGGCTCCAGGCCTGAGCGCGCCGTCGCACGCGGGGAGATTCCTCTCGCTCCCGAACGCCCCCTCCAGGAGCCGCGCTGGACCCCGCGTGACCGGAAGTGCCCCCCCATGGgcacgggcggggcggggcccgcgGCGGTACTTCCGGTGCCCACGCGCCGCCGCCGCGCAGCTCCGGGGCCGTCACTTTGTGTAGCGCGGGGCGCAGGCCCTGCCCGGCCCCGGCGTCCGGCGGCGGCTCGGCCGGCCCGCAGCGCGCGGTGAGTGTGTGGCGGGGCCGGCGGGCGGCGGCGCGCGCGGCAGGTGCGGCGGGGGCGCGGGCGTGGGGTCGGGGCCGGGCCGCTCCTCGACGCCGGCccgggaggaggcggggaggccTCGGCGCGCGGCGGAGCCCTGGGCCCGGGCCTGCGCCTGGCCGGGCCGGAGCGGCGCACTGGCCAGGCCTCCGGCGGCCGCGCCCATGCCCGCCGCGGCCTGCGACCCTCGCCCGGGCCTGCGCGGTGGGGCGGGCTCCGCCCCCAGGGCCTGTCCGGGAAGGCAGCGGGAGCAGGTGGGATGGGGCGGGGGACAGCCTCGACTCCTCGGGAGGTGCTCGCCGCCGGCTGGGGCGGGGGTCGGTCGGTGGCCGGCCCCAGGGACACACCTATCCAGGAGGGGCTGACACCGCCAGGGCCTCTGTGGGAGGCGAGCCCCTTGGAAGGATGCAGGGGCTTGGCCGGACCCTGGTGAGCTTGCTTAGTGCCGTTGGGAGCCTTGCTGGGGCCTCCCTCCCTCGTCTGCAAATGGACGCCCGAGCGGGCCGCTGTGCTGTCTGCCACTGCCGGCACTGGAGTCGGAAGGGGTCTGGGCTGCCCCATGTGGCCGCAGAGGTGGGAGAGCGGCTGGCCTTCCGCGCAGGAACCGGTGCGGGCGGGGAAGGGGAAGTGTGCACGCTGCAGGACCAACCCCCTAGCTGCGCCTGTGTCGGGAGACCTTGGTACTTGGTTGAGTCAACAAGTGTTGGCTGGTCTGGGGAGCGGCCCAGGAGGTGCGAGGGCTGGCACCGTCCGTAGATGCGCTTGCACCAGGAGAGCCGGGGGACCCAGGTGGGTGGTCAGACGGTGAGGACCCTGGAGGTCAGAGGAggaaggcttcccggaggagCTGGAAACCTGGAAGGCCTTGAATCACAGGGTTGCGGTGAGCGAGGCCACGCAGAGGGAAGGAATCCATCCGCACCGAccggctcccccccaccccgagagtTCTCTTCTCCCGGATCGGTGTCTCCCCATCCACTTTTCTGGAACATCTCCAGCCGTTTttcagctctgccccttccttccatcctcgGGGTCCTCGCTTCTTCCCGTGGAAGGTGTCTTGCCGGCAGCGCTGCAGCCTCGGGTGTGGGGCTCCAGCAGAGATAAGGGCCTGGGGTGACCCGGCGTGCCTGCTGGCGACGCTGTGCCCCTGCCCCGCTGTGGCTGCCAGCCTGGGACTGGACGCCCGGGAGGTCGCAGAGTGAGTTTCTGGTGGGccgaggagaggaaaggaaaggaaagaagggcgTGCAGGCCTGGGGAGCACGCCCCGTGTGCACCCCGGGAGGCAAAGCGAACACAGTGCTGGAGTGACCGAGGCCTGCTTTTAGAAGTGCTCTGCTCTGCGTTCCGGGTCGTCTGGGGTGTCTGGCTGTGCTGGACCCTCGTCCCACGCAGGGCAAGCTGCTGGGTCCTTCCTTTCTCGGGGCACCAGCGGGGGCACTCGCTGGGAGAAGGGACTTCGGGCCAGACCTCTCTGGAGGCAGAGTAGCTCAGTGGCCCCCTGCGTGGGACCCCCAACAGCGGCCAGTGGGGCTTGGAGTTTGTCAGCGGGGCCAGGAGGCTGCGTGTTTAAATGCCACGCTCACCGCACTGACTTCGGGATCTGGGGTCATTTCTTCACCGAGGAGCTGAGCACGCCTTCTGGTCTGGCCTGAGGGGATCCAGAGATGGGCAGGGGGAAACTCCTGCCTTCTTAGGTACCTGGGAGCCTGGCGGGGAGCAGGCGGCTGCTAACGTATGAACAGCACAGGTGCCTTGAGGGCCGCGGCCCACGCACTGGGTGCGCCTGGGCCTCtaggggggcgggggctgcctcTGGAGGGTGGGcggaagaggaaaggggagtcCCGGCAGGGGGAGGTGCCACGCGTCCAGGCCCTGAGCACGGGGTCGGTGGATTCCAAAGCGGTGGCTTTTGCTGCCGAGGTGGGTCCCTGGGCCCGGCAGGAGGCGTCTCTGCCGTGCTGGGCGTGGCTGCTGTGCTGGGCCTGAATTTGCCGCCTGAGGTCAGGGTGAGCGGAGCCCTCTGAGCCGGAGGTAGGTGGCAGCTGGGAAACCTCTGCCCGCATTCTCCTCGCCccgagggctgggcagggctgcgtGCTCCCGGAGGTGGCTGGGGTGGCGCCTTCACCCGCCAGAGAGCTGTGGAGACCGAAGAGGCGGctctgggagaggctggggctggggggcgccCTCTGAGGCCTAGGCCTTCACCTGGGACCtcgggctggggctggagccggCAGGGGGGCCCCGGGGTCAGGGCAGAGGAGGCTTCCGGGTGCTAgtgagccccagcccctgggcctgggccttggACTCCGGAGGAGCTCCCTGGCCATTTCAGTGTGGGTTCGGAGCAGCAGCCCGGAGCCGTCAGGGAAGCGCGCGCCCACGGCCTTGTCCGTGCCGAGGCGAGCGGTTGTGCAGCCCGAGCTGGCCCCTGAGCAGCTCTGCGGGGCGCCCCGTGACGGGAGCTGTCCTCAGGACCCTGGGCATCTTCACTGGTGCCCCCGTCCTGTGTTGGGGGTCGGCGGCAGGTGCTGCCCACTGGCAGAGCCGGGTCAGTGGTGCCCGGCCTGCTGCCCTGTGCGGCCTGCAGTCTCAGGGTCCTTCCTGTGTCTGCACCCTCACCCTTCACCCCAGGACTCCGGGCGGCCGTGTTTGTAGTGGGTGTGGCTCACGTCAGGGAGGAACCCACTGAGATCGGAAATGCTGATGGAGCAGGTGCTGGGTGATGGGCGTGTTTGCAGGTCCACTCCCAAGAAGCAGCCTTGCACACTGACTCTCTCCTGCCCTCGGGGCTTTACTGGGGCCGAGGGAGGGTTCACAGCTGAGGgagaggtggccctggggccgaaggcctccctccccccccacacccacagccccGGGCTGTGCCGCCACCTGGCTGTGTCTCCCGAGTGCTCGGGCTGAACTGGCTGTGGCGCTGGTGTGGCAGCGGGACCCTGTGAGCCACTGGGCTTTGACAGTTCAGCGCTCAGGGCTGCTGGCCTCCCGGCTGGAAGAGACGTCCCCCGGCCTGTGAGTGCGCCAGGGCGGCTCATCCCGGGGCCGTCTGTGTTTCAGGCCGGGCTGAGGCTGACTTCCTGCTGAGATGGCGGCCCTCCACACGGCTCCGGACTCCCCGGCCGCCCACCTGGAGAGGGCGGAGGACGGGTCAGAATGTGatcctgaggaggaggaggaggaggaggaagaggaggagaagggggaagaggtggagatgccggaggacgaggaggagctggtggtggaa
The genomic region above belongs to Phyllostomus discolor isolate MPI-MPIP mPhyDis1 chromosome 13, mPhyDis1.pri.v3, whole genome shotgun sequence and contains:
- the ZNF853 gene encoding zinc finger protein 853, which gives rise to MVYQPAPRNLGLTAGMALGPATKTFVLELRCVADGGPGPPTLSGGSGGSESQEEDEARERRSNPTRPAVFARKGASEVAEEAQPRRPQSRPSGHWPEPQQQRDGQEQLPQRQRGRREKRRPRRRQQLPRRQGLREEQVQERRLSQQQQEQLQWRQQDGQQPLPQRQQEPQEGPRSVHREPQKLTQQQGELQAQQVHEQQQELLERQAQLQQQPQQQQEQEQEQEQLQQQLLQQQQFLQQHQFQQQLLQQQQQEQLQQQFLQQQQFQQQLLQQQQQEQLQQQQLQPRPLEPGEEEEVELELMPVDLGSEQELERQRQELERQQELERQQELERQQEQLQLQIKLQEQLQQLEKQLEQQQQQLEQQEVRLELTPVELGAQQQEVQLELTPVQPELQLELVPAVGAGGASGPGAPAAVMVAPPGYVVLQELMVLPAVPPPAVVPISGPAGSAALAPARQRRRRRARDRPTICGECGKGFSRSTDLIRHQSTHTGERPHRCSECGKGFSQHSNLVTHQRIHTGEKPYACSYCSKRFSESSALVQHQRTHTGERPYACGDCGKRFSVSSNLLRHRRTHSGERPYVCEDCGERFRHKVQIRRHERQLHGAGRSRGLGLLRNTRSATGGPLRTEQAAGDKAP